The Balaenoptera musculus isolate JJ_BM4_2016_0621 chromosome 5, mBalMus1.pri.v3, whole genome shotgun sequence region TTAACATAGAGTCTTTGAAAACCAAGCAACACATAAAGGGATCTTTCTTCACGTGACGTAACAACtttgtttcagtcttggaaactTGGTGTACTGCAGTTATCCTGGGACAATGTTGAAGATCAAATTCTAGGGGGCTTTCtcaggctaaacaatacatcaAGTTCCCTAAAATTGCACCAGGAAGGGTGGGAACTAACACATTCAAATCTTAAAACCATTCTACTGTATTTGATAAACTGGCATAAAGGGTTGGGATAAACTTAAACTCACTTGTAGATACTTATAAATGAAGGTTACAAAATTGAACtgaaatatcaattagatctttTTATGGATTAACTAATCAGCCACTCACTTTTTCTATTGATGACACAAATTATTTGACTTTTGAAGAAAAAGTCGTCTTTATCACCATTTCACCATcagtttcattaaaatgttaacaattctttgaaaaatcCTTTAGCAAAAGCAATGAAATGAGAGTTCTTGTTAAGATAGCTACAAGAATGAAAATgttaatcaggctccctgacttcagactatactacaaagctacagtaatcaagacagtttggtactggcacaaaaacagaaatatagatcaatggaacaggatagaaagcccagagataaacccacacacatatagtcaccttatctttgacaaaggaggcaagaatatacaatggagaaaagacagcctcttcaataagtggtgctgggaaaactggacagctacatgtaaaagaatgaaattagaacactccctaacaccatacacaaaaaataaactcaaaatggattaaagacctaaatggaaggccagacactataaaactcttagaggaaaacataggcagaacactctatgacatacatcacagcaagatcctttttgacccacctcctagagaaatggaaataaaaacaaaaataaacaaatgggacctaatgaaacttaaaagcttttgcacagcaaaggaaaccataaacaagacaaaaagacaaccctcagaatgggagaaaatatttgcaaatgaagcaactgacaggattaatctccaaaatatacaagcagctcatgaagctcaatatcaaaaaaacaaacaacccaatccaaaaatgggcagaagacctaaacagacatttctccaaagaagatatacagattgccaacaaacacatgaaaggatgctcaacatcactaatcattagagaaatgcaaatcaaaactacaacgaggtatcacctcacacccgtcagaatggccatcatcaaaaaatctacaaacaataaatgctggagagggtgtggagaaaagggaaccctattgcactgttggtgggaatgtaaattgatacagccactatggagaacagtatggagggtcctcaaaaatctaaaaatagaactaccataggacccagcaatcccactactgggcacataccctgagaaaaccataattcaaaaagagtcatgtaccacaatgttcattgcagctctatttacaatagccaggacatggaagcaacctgagtgtccatcgacagatgaatggataaagaagatatggcccatatatacaatggaatattactcagccataaaatgaaatgaaattgagttatttgtagtgaggtggatggacctagagtctgtcatacagagtgaagtaagtcagagagagaaaaacaaataccgtatgctaacacatatatatggaatctaaaaaaaaaaaaaaaccaaaggttctgaagaacctaggagcaggacaggaataaagatgcagctgtagagaatggacggggagggggaatggtaagctgggacgaagtgagagagtggcattgacatatatacactaccaaatgcaaatgtaaaatagatagctagtggaaagcagctgcataacacagggagatcagctcggtgctctgtcaccacctagaggggtgggatagggaaggtgggagggagatgcaagagggaggggatatggggatatatgtatacgtatagctgattcactttgttatatagcagaaactaacacaacaatgtaaagcaattatactccaataaagatgttaaaaaaaaactaaaaagccaaaaaaaaaataatgaaagaattttttaaagaggtaGACTTGAGTAACAAGGTAGCAAGGAGCTCCTTATAAAAAACAGCAATATATTACCATAGTGACTCTCACAGGATGGGGAGGGGCCGGTGCACAGTTTGGAAAAGTACATTCTTGAGTAGGTGAGAGCCAAGGGGAGTGACAGCTATCACCAGATGAAATTAAGTATAACTTATAGTTTGATTTATCTGCGTAGCAAATGAATGcccaggaggagaaaaagaagttgagaaacactgatgtaAATCATCAGATTATCTAGTAAAGACAGAccttttttcctcaaaaaaatgaaacaaaacttgtTTAGtttgaaatactttattttcGTGTTCtttgtaaatcaataaatatttaaacttctCTTTTGTAAGATATAGAAAAGCACTGCATAATTAACACTAACAAGGCATTATGCCTTAcaagaaagacataaaatgtCCAAAGGATATTTAGAACATTGTAGTTCTTAAAGCGGCAACATGAGAAATGCTGACcacatattttgaaatcatttcaataaataataacgaacattcttttaaacatttacaaaacTAGATGTACACATACATCCCCCCCCATGCTGACAATGACCTCACTATTTGTTTGGATGCCCCAGTTTCTGTCACAGGGGCTAGCATGCTGTGGGCTCCTCAGAAATATTAGTTTAATGACTGGAGAATATTTGCAACCCTTCTACTTCAAACTAGGTAAGAATCAGGACTAAATTAActtgggtttttttcataaaataaataataaaattaatgacaCAGTGTGCGAGTAGAGTCAATCACATCCTTAATTATGTTACATGTAAATATTAACAGAGTCTTTGAAAACCAAgcaacacataaataaataaaaagtaaataaataagtgggagaACCCTCCTAAGAGATGTTGAAACATATTAAGCCCGATCCAGGTGGCCGCAGGAGCTGGCgattcctctttttcctctttgatccCTGTAAGGGCAGGGCCTACTTCAGGAACAGCCATCCAGgagcttcctccttccccctggtCAGCTGGAGCTGTCCCTGTAAGGAGAAAAGGTCTTCCTTACTAGCTGCTCCAGAAAGCCGACTGCACAGCACTCTTCTCCTGTCCTGCTCCTTGGTTTCCAGAGATTTCTGAGTCCAGTCTTTCCAGCCTGGCACCAAGTGACTACTGCCTGTAACCCACTATGCTGTGTGGCAGAGGCCTCTAGGCTCTTGGAGACTCTTATTTAGGAATGAGGGTGGGGCCTGTGCTCTCCTCCGTATTATTGGCTATACGGGCGACAAACGGCCAGGATTACTCTCTCTACCTGTCCCACTCGGCCTAACTTAAGCCACAGAGCAAACCGATTTGGTAGCTACTATTGTTTTCCCTGTTTTACTAAGTCTTAGATAAACCAAATAATTGTCCTTGAGTCACATGGCTAATAGGTGCTGGAACCCAGATTTGTACCCAGTACTGTGTCACTGCAAAGTCCCAGCTCTTCGCCACTAAGCTTTAGTGCCTATGTTGCAGAAAACCAGGGTTCTGCTTTTCAGGTGTGAGGTCCAGaaagaactgggagaaaaaaatgcctgTGTTTTTTAAACAGGTGGAAAGCTTTTTAGCATAACTGTCCATGTTAATGAAAGCAGCTTAACCCACATTCATTTGAATGGGGAGTCAGGGGCCAGGATGGAAGGCACTGAAAATATCCTTCTGGCAACAGAGCAGATTAATGATCTTAATGGCAAATTTAATTGTGGAATAATGGTTTTTCAGTCCCTCAGCTAAATCCTGGGTTTCTCTGATATAATTTTCAGGAGGCAAATGCCTGACTCTAGTCACACGTGTGAATAAAAACCATAACTCACTTGTTTAGCATcttattgatgatttttttaaccatGGGAGCTTCAGGGTTGAGACAAACTTCCTGAACAGTCTTGAGAGTGGCtctgcagagagaagggagaatcCACGTGAGGTCGGGCGGGGGGTCGGGGTGGGAGCGTCGGGACGGCGGGGGTGACAAGCACAGCAACAGCGGCGGCACTTACACGACTTCCGTTTGGCCGCAGTGGGGTCCCGGGGGCGTCACCTTCACGCTCTGGATGTTCTTGAAGTGAATCCCCTGCAAGGTCTGCAGGCACCGGCAGCGCAGTTCGGTGACCACAGGCGCCCCTGCGGGGAGGGAGAGACTCGGTTAGGGGGCTGTCCCGGGATGGGCACCCACCCGCCCCCGTCCCGCCCTGGGGATGCCGGGCGCCGGGTCGCACCTGCTGCGCGCCGGCCGGTGGCCACCAGGAGCAGGAACAGCAGCGCGGCGCGGAGGAGCCGGGCAGTGGCGGGGGTCGCGGCGCGGGCCATGGCGTTCAGCTTGGAGGGTCGCTGCGTGCGGCGGGAAGGCAGGCTGGAGGGCTGGCGGAGCGGACTCTGTGGCTCCCCGAGCCGGGCGAAGCCCTTTTATCCCGATCGGACAGGAGCCGGCAGCCCAGGACCAGGGAAATTCCCCGACGCACGCGTCGTTCCCGGTCCGGAAGGAAGGCGCGGCCCCGCGTGCCTCCCGCGTAATCCGCGCcttcggggagggggtggggtgtcgTCTCTGCGCCGAAATCCCCGCAAGGGGAGTGAGTCGCTGCCACGCCGGGGCTACCGCCTGCGAGGGCGGCCGTGGGCGCCTCGCCATCCCCTGGTCTCCGGGCGGAGAGCGGGGAAAGCGCTGGGGGCGGATTCGGGAGACCCTCACAGGGGTGGAGAGACAGTTTTAGGGAGACTTCTGTTTCTTTAGTTATCAGACCTGGGAGAATTAAAGAGGAGTAAGCGGGTAGATTTTGCTTAGCTGTCTATCCTCTAATTCTATATATTCTGTCTCTCTAAATTTCGATTTTGCTTATTTCGTACCTGTGGACTGATTGCTCTCTATCAAAAATACAGCCGACATCTCGGAATCCAGAGAAGAATGTTCAGTTTATTCCTCATGTTATATATTCTCAAATCACACTTAGAATATCTTGGTTATGGTTTCCATTTGGTGGGAACTGGGATCAGTGTCAAAAGTTGAATCCGGGGTTAATTTCAGTGAAAGCTGAGGGCTGTAACACGACCTAGTTTTTTGTGTCCTGCTCAAATTCCTTCTCTCAGCAATGTTGGAATTCCAAAATTCCCTGCAGATCTCCTTTTCCACGTATGGAGGATTGAGTTGATCTAAGAATATGGAACTGGTGGTCACGCTGAAGCTGCGGGCGGGCTAGTCGGGGTCACCTCTTCTGGTTCTGTCCTTGGACAAAATAGCACATGGACACCAGGGAGTGGGTACCTGCCGCATAGCACGCTTACTCTGGATGTGCGCGGATGAAACATGAAACGTCGAATCACACATAAAACACCGTTCCATTCACTGAAGGAGGACCTTCAGTGTtggtcttcctttttcttgacaCAGTGACATGCCTCTCTTTTCTGACCAGGAATTTCAGTCTCTTCACCTATgtctttactattttttcatCAGAAGTTTTAGAGCTCTTGCATTGACTCAACATTAAATCTAGAGGATTGGATTCAGACTTCTTGGAGACGTGGAGTATGATGAgagtgggaagaggagaaagaaatggcCTCTGGCCCGGGGATGGGTGTCTAGGGCCCGGGCTCTGGGCAGCTCAGCTCAGTGAGTGAGAACTTGGATCCCGAAGCCAGACACCCGGCCTGCAGCGAAGCCGCTTGCATTTAGTTGCCACCTATTACCTGCacattgttaaatgtttctttgccTACCCCAGGGTGGTTATGAGAAATGAGTCAACGTGTGTGAGAGCCGGCAAGGATTAAATGccttataaatgtttattaaatgaataaaatagaaatagcttTTTCCAACAGGGCTTAAGCAGAAACTCTACCTGTTGTGAATCCttctatatccaaaaaaaaaaaaaaaaaaaaaaaaagttaatggaaaTGTTCACTCcccaatttttctctttatatttaaaaaatttctgcatCAGGCTTTCTGAAAGGAAGGCACAGCTACACTCTACTAGGAGATGCACTTACgttgggttttgggttttttgttgttgttgtttttacttttgagacctatcattgatttattttgtaGTCTTACTTGCAATCACCTCAGCTGTTAGAAAAGAGTTTGAGTTAAAGACTCCCCACCTTATTTATtggaaaaggtttttaaaatgaacaactgtctttaaaaatactctagTGTTTTTCAGGATGATCCTGTGAGAAACACCGGGGAAATTAAAGGGATATTAACATTTGTATTAAGCagtaggaaatgaaaaataatctaaagGCTATAAAATATGGTGACAAGCTCAGGAATAATTGACAGTTTGTGTGATCTCTCCCCTTgttataaattgtttttttggATTTCATGGGAAACTGGCCCAGATATACAAAAGTTAGTCTTTAAAAGTTCTAAGATacgttgttttgttttctaatcatAAATAATGCAGATTCAGTTTCTAAAGTTTATAAAAGTTAGAAAGGCAtgaagagattattttttcctctaatctCTCTTAACTTTTGTCTATGGAACAAACTTTAACAAGTCACtgaaaatttgcttttttcttcaaCAAACATGGTAGCTGACCAATTAGAAGAGCACACAGGGCTCTGAGTAAATACGAAAGAGGCTGCTTCCTTTATTTAGTTGCCACATACCACTggcaagttactaaacctctGTACCCACTCCGGGATGCAGCACAATCATTTTGTGCTAAATTCCCGGCTCTCTTCTAAGAGTTATACAATGAGTTATATTGACTCGTTCAATCTTCCAAACATCTCTGTGatagtatttattattatctttgtggTACTTTAAggttacaaataaggaaactgaggtgcagagaggttaaggaacttccCTAAGGTATTGAACCTTGGGACTCTAACCCAGATAGAATGGCTTTTAACCATTGTGCTATGATAAAAATGCTCTATGATATACGGTTAAAAATTTCCAGAgaggagtgatttttaaaaatctgtttataatTCCACTAGCTgaatgtttcaaattttttttattttaaaatgcaaacacagACAATGGTCATATACCTCCATAGTTTGGTTTCACTAACAGCATAACTCTCTCCTGTGGCATTGATATAGCCTGTTACATTTTCTTAAAGTGTCCAATTCTGAATAAATAGTAACTTTACCATAGAGAAATCTGGCAAACATTCCCTTAtccaaatgatgatgatgaaggttAATATCATCAATGTGATGTCAGGTTGATAtcatgtacccttgatatgatgtgatgagaaggtCACTTCACCTCTTAGGTATTCTTTCCAAAAGTTCATAACCCCAGTTCaactagaagaaaaacatttttcaaaccTAAATTGGGGACTATTAAATAGCTGACCAGCATTCTCTGAAAACGTCAACATCATGAAACCGGGGAAAgactaagaaactgtcacagtccAGAGGAAAGTACAGAGACAAGACAACTAAGTGCAGTGTGGTACCTGGGttgaatcctggaacagaaagaggatagtaagtgggaaaactggtgaaattcaaataaagtctggagtttcaTTAGTAGTAA contains the following coding sequences:
- the LOC118895677 gene encoding growth-regulated protein homolog alpha-like — encoded protein: MARAATPATARLLRAALLFLLLVATGRRAAGAPVVTELRCRCLQTLQGIHFKNIQSVKVTPPGPHCGQTEVVATLKTVQEVCLNPEAPMVKKIINKMLNKDSSS